Proteins encoded within one genomic window of Cytophagales bacterium:
- a CDS encoding N-acetylmuramidase domain-containing protein, producing the protein MIDSKRLKNLSWWWGVNFLLIAAFIILHLLLDGQTRQSIKYQFSLDAYEWGIIMLIFSALILISALMPFFWEQLFRKPGRIIQLQNQSKLANETIQDIASGKSTLDEKKPGLMDANIQAIYLESTDTLKEFVEELDGAANTDGKIAQLKALKVYLENASKTWLIAFFASTMFISAIGIITLFVKEITPDYWVGIATGLLLLVLFSGLAIYSIFILYVANRTSLFSKILKWLSKYNYLQKAAIIYIVSLSLMVVILAYVVLVYGRSGAWDAAVVSTVFVYVIAFFGIRFWYKNIDSYGRAVEQRKNPYRKMFFGSVNIISMILLAVGLTGAFLLLFSSEENNSYEAMGLVVIIIWAVIFLRYFIWAIYHYNINFGLTDKDWDEIFQARRDRDNGILVSEERLKAPKANPYRAQTFGLPPGTIRGMIAVTLLFGAIAMLIVSMGMNGNIDQDSFFWDHFEFYKTAFLMMIAFYFGDRSLKYLQNRWPSVQQGKFKEAQLKKNGAEPNDDIKKEDEVFAQENGLDEEEEEAGQKLNSPSDIKDLLNTAEANVPASVSEDLEAEFVQIKDLGVSKELDDNLIQEVAEKSTIEPAALKAIIEVESSGSGFLNNGKPKILFEGHRFWSWLEKRGHNPERLSKSYPDLIYKRWTREHYLGGQKEYTRFQRAYKIDPVAAVYATSWGLFQIMGENFHKGGNCANRSKDKSHFSETENKLKTETDIQKIPQHEKDLNQYYKRVAVDSNKWEIDPDDFIDKMEWSELNHLNDFLAFIGTKKSNHAIGGSKMKLITILEKLNTEKDEEIIEKLWRAFAYGYNGSGYETHGYHIRLKKAFQRYQA; encoded by the coding sequence ATGATTGACAGTAAACGATTAAAAAATTTATCCTGGTGGTGGGGTGTCAATTTTCTGCTGATCGCTGCATTTATCATTTTGCATCTGCTGTTGGATGGTCAAACAAGACAGTCCATAAAATATCAGTTCTCACTGGATGCATACGAGTGGGGAATCATTATGCTTATATTCTCGGCCCTGATTCTCATATCTGCCTTGATGCCATTTTTCTGGGAACAATTATTTAGAAAGCCCGGAAGGATCATCCAGCTTCAGAATCAATCGAAACTGGCTAATGAAACTATTCAAGACATTGCCAGCGGAAAAAGTACGTTGGATGAAAAGAAACCGGGTCTCATGGATGCGAACATTCAAGCTATCTACCTGGAAAGTACAGATACTTTAAAAGAGTTTGTTGAAGAGCTGGATGGAGCCGCGAACACCGATGGAAAGATCGCGCAATTGAAGGCATTAAAAGTTTATCTGGAAAATGCCTCCAAAACCTGGCTCATTGCATTTTTTGCATCAACGATGTTCATTTCGGCTATCGGTATCATTACCCTTTTTGTGAAAGAAATTACACCGGACTATTGGGTGGGTATTGCAACAGGCCTTTTGCTTTTGGTGCTCTTCTCCGGCCTTGCCATATATTCTATTTTCATTCTTTATGTTGCAAACAGGACAAGTTTGTTTTCTAAGATCCTGAAGTGGCTTTCAAAGTACAATTATTTACAAAAAGCTGCGATCATTTATATAGTAAGTCTGTCTTTGATGGTCGTGATACTGGCATACGTCGTGTTAGTTTACGGTCGAAGTGGCGCATGGGACGCTGCTGTGGTTTCCACGGTTTTTGTATATGTAATTGCCTTTTTTGGTATCAGGTTTTGGTATAAGAACATAGATTCCTACGGAAGAGCAGTAGAGCAGCGAAAGAATCCTTACCGAAAGATGTTTTTTGGGAGCGTCAACATCATTTCAATGATACTCCTCGCCGTAGGACTTACAGGTGCTTTTCTCTTGCTCTTTTCCAGTGAGGAGAATAATTCCTATGAGGCCATGGGACTGGTGGTCATCATTATTTGGGCCGTGATCTTCCTGAGATACTTCATCTGGGCCATTTATCATTATAACATCAACTTCGGTCTTACCGACAAGGACTGGGATGAGATTTTTCAGGCCAGAAGAGACCGGGATAACGGAATATTGGTTTCTGAAGAGCGCCTGAAGGCGCCCAAAGCCAACCCATACAGAGCTCAAACCTTTGGTCTTCCTCCCGGGACCATAAGGGGAATGATCGCCGTTACCTTGCTGTTCGGCGCCATCGCCATGCTCATCGTTTCGATGGGAATGAATGGCAACATCGACCAGGATAGTTTCTTTTGGGATCATTTTGAATTTTATAAAACTGCATTCCTCATGATGATCGCCTTCTATTTTGGGGACCGATCCCTGAAATATTTGCAAAATCGTTGGCCATCCGTTCAACAGGGCAAATTCAAAGAAGCACAACTAAAAAAAAACGGGGCGGAGCCTAATGACGACATAAAAAAGGAGGACGAGGTATTCGCACAGGAGAATGGACTTGATGAAGAAGAGGAAGAAGCTGGCCAAAAGCTTAATAGTCCCTCGGATATCAAAGATTTGTTGAATACTGCTGAAGCAAATGTGCCTGCAAGCGTCAGCGAAGACTTAGAGGCAGAATTTGTCCAAATCAAAGATTTAGGGGTCAGTAAGGAACTTGATGACAACCTGATCCAGGAGGTGGCTGAAAAAAGTACTATAGAACCAGCTGCCTTAAAAGCAATCATAGAGGTGGAATCTTCAGGTAGTGGGTTTCTGAACAATGGAAAACCTAAAATCCTATTTGAAGGTCATCGCTTTTGGAGTTGGCTTGAAAAAAGAGGGCATAATCCGGAGCGACTCAGTAAAAGCTATCCGGATCTTATTTACAAACGCTGGACACGTGAACACTATCTGGGAGGGCAAAAAGAATATACACGATTCCAACGAGCCTATAAAATAGATCCTGTAGCTGCCGTTTATGCGACTTCATGGGGTCTGTTTCAGATCATGGGTGAAAATTTCCATAAAGGTGGGAACTGTGCGAACAGATCAAAGGATAAATCACATTTTTCTGAGACTGAAAACAAACTGAAAACAGAGACAGATATCCAGAAGATACCGCAGCATGAAAAAGATTTGAATCAGTATTACAAAAGAGTAGCGGTTGATAGTAATAAATGGGAAATTGATCCCGATGATTTCATTGATAAAATGGAATGGTCGGAACTCAACCACCTCAATGATTTCTTAGCTTTTATTGGCACCAAGAAATCTAACCATGCGATCGGAGGCTCCAAAATGAAATTAATCACGATCCTGGAAAAACTCAATACCGAGAAGGATGAGGAGATCATTGAGAAACTTTGGCGAGCCTTTGCCTATGGATATAATGGCAGTGGGTATGAAACTCACGGGTATCACATTCGATTGAAGAAAGCTTTTCAAAGATATCAAGCCTAA
- a CDS encoding DUF4230 domain-containing protein → MSKLIYIVLLSVMLYSCNRDNRGLVVGKIHKASKLATTEFTIDKIVHGTKSKKIGWLIKLSEARFLLRSKVIVKAGVDLKRLKKEDIEIDGKSISIVLPPIEVLNFSYPPDSMFIDNEVTRNAFLNQISVVDQEEFLRRAELDVRANLQFMGIVETSQQKTRTMLTALLSSLNYEEIYIRFQSDELILDQVPEEDI, encoded by the coding sequence ATGTCTAAGCTGATCTACATTGTATTGTTAAGTGTCATGCTGTATTCCTGCAACAGGGACAACAGGGGCCTGGTGGTTGGAAAAATCCATAAAGCATCCAAGCTGGCAACAACAGAGTTTACGATAGACAAGATTGTTCACGGTACCAAATCCAAAAAAATTGGATGGTTGATCAAATTGAGTGAAGCCCGTTTTCTGCTTAGGTCGAAAGTAATTGTAAAGGCTGGGGTCGACCTGAAAAGGTTAAAAAAGGAAGACATTGAGATTGATGGCAAGAGCATCTCAATTGTACTACCTCCCATCGAAGTATTGAATTTTTCTTATCCTCCCGACAGCATGTTCATTGATAATGAAGTCACCAGAAATGCTTTCCTCAATCAGATATCTGTGGTTGATCAGGAAGAATTTCTTAGAAGGGCAGAGTTGGATGTAAGAGCCAATCTGCAATTTATGGGGATTGTAGAAACCTCTCAGCAAAAGACCCGAACCATGCTTACGGCACTATTGAGTTCTCTGAACTATGAAGAAATATACATCAGATTTCAATCGGATGAGTTGATCCTGGATCAGGTACCGGAAGAAGACATATGA